The genomic interval AGCAAGCGGCCAGCTCGAGGGAGAGCCACACTTGGGAGCCAGCGAAAACGCCGGAAGTCAGTGACACCAGATCCCAAGGAAAAGCAGACATGCGGTGAGGAAGCTCAAGGGCTCTAGAGGCGGAGTAGACTAGAGGGGAAATACAGAGAACTGCTGGAATACTGGGCATGCTaatttgctttagtcatgtccgactctgcaaccccatggactgtagcccaccaagctcctctgtccatgggattctccaggcaagaatactggagtgggttgccatttccttctctaggggatcttcccaatccctctctcttaatgtctcctgcattggcaggtgggttctttcccaccagtgccacctgggaagcctcggaACACTGGGCAGCTTATGCTGTTTAGAGCAAGCCTCCCTTTGATCGCTGTGGCACAGTGAGGTTGAATGTTACAGTCTCTGGGTGGAGGACTCTGTCTTTGTGGCAGAGTTCATTTCAACTCTTTCTAAGTAATAACTAGATGAAAGGGTTGCCGTTATGACATCCTTATTGTAGTATGACTCAAGTCATGATAGAATCTTAAAGTGAACTTCTGTTAACTAGGAAAATATCTCTTCAAATCAAGGTGCTACTTGTGAGTGATGGAAATAATCTGACCTCGGCATGTTCCCATTTAAGGGAACCTCTTGAATTGAGATTTCAGAGCTTCATAGAAAAGAACTAGTCCTGGGAAGAGGTAGAGAAGCTGTTAGGTGTTCTTCCCAACTTTGCTACTCTGCCGTTCTTTTCAAAACTTGGGTGTAAACTCAACTCTTACTGCAATCTCTTCTGTGCGTCTTCTTTTCCCCACAGACATCAGACTGCGGGTTCGGGCTGAATACTGCCAGCATGAGACTGCTCTGCAGGGCAATGTCTTTTCTAACAAGCAGGACCCACTTGAGCGCCAGTTTGAGCGCTTTAACCAGGCCAACACCATCCTCAAGTCCCGGGACCTGGGCTCCATCATCTGTGACATCAAGTTCTCTGAGCTCACCTACCTCGATGCATTCTGGCGCGACTACATCAATGGCTCGTTACTAGAGGCGCTTAAAGGCGTCTTTATCACAGACTCCCTCAAGCAGGCTGTGGGCCACGAGGCCATCAAGCTGCTGGTGAACGTGGACGAGGAGGACTATGAGCTGGGCCGGCAGAAACTCCTGAGGAACTTGATGCTTCAAGCATTGCCCTGACCTTTTCCCTCTCACTTCTCTGGGGACTTCTCACCACCCACCTCTGGAGCTTACATGCTGTGCTGGGGTTTGTTCTCTACCCTTCCAACCAATCACACCcctgcctttgtttttttttttaaaggaaaagacaaaagaaaaatggaagtggtgtcccccacccctccctgcacCCATGTGCCTGGGCTTCCCCTTGTTTCCCTTTTCCACTCACCCCCTCATGTGTGTCTCTACAGTCACCTTGCCACTGAGCCGTAAGACAAATGTGTAGGGAGAAGAAAGGCTACAGACCATAGTCTTTGTAAGGGATTGAAGTGATCACTGCTTTTGGGTGCATTGAGGGGTTATCAGTACTTCTGGCTTTATGAGGGCTCTTAAACTCTGTCTGAAAAACCAAAGGGCTGTCAGTAGGGAGCTGTGTGGAAGGTGGGACTCTGaagtgtattttggaaattaatcaccACCCTCTCCCaaattatagaatttttaaaaaacaaagaagctgTGGCCCTTTCCACTCTCTCCTGGCCTCTGGTGCTGCTCCTCTCTGCCTCGCTTCCTCCATTCCATGGCTTGAAACCTCTGGCTGGTGTGGctccttccttttccctctctGTTAAACCCTCTTCAAAGGAACAATAGGTAAGAGGACTAGGTCAGCCTAGTCACCGTCCcaactgtggtgtgtgtgtacacacacacacacacacacacacacacgatggatGGAGAAGCGGTTGCtgattaaaatacacacacacacacacagacacacacacgatGGATGGAGAAGCGGTTGCTGATTAAAATACACTCCCCCTGAAAAGGGGAAGGGGGAGTGTGACACTTTTCTTTCCATGttcaagtgaaaataaataatgtaCCCTGCAGCCCTTTCCCCTTTTGCTTTCTTCTGGCTTGGGCAAAGGGCATCATAGGTGAGAGTGAAGTGATTCGGTATcaatgcctttctttttctttccccatccTCTACCCTCACGCCCACTCCCACGCTTGGGAGCAGGGGCTGGGGCGTGCACTGGGTGTTGCACTTTTCTTTAGGTAGGGAGGCGTGTTGAATAACCCAGGAGGCCTAGAGCTGGAGCCTAGTCCAGCTGGTACAATACCACCTCCCCTTTCAGCTCCGAAAAGAGAGATTCAGACACAGACTTtatgattattatatttttttcaatgcCAGTGCTGCTCAGCCCTCAGCATAACTTCAGTTTTCATGGAATAAACAGTGACTATATTAAATTCCACCTTTCTGAAACTGAAATCTGAGCTCAGGTGaaagtttcttcttttccaagaAGCTGAGCCTGTGTTCCATCAAGAGACAAGGTTCTCCAAGTGAGGGGAGCTGCGCCTGGGTCCTGCCTACAAGTCACAACACCACCAGCTCACAATGGAGGTCTCAGTGGACAGAAGTCAAAAGTCAAGACAGTGGGTGACCCAGATTGCCGTAGAGGTCAGGCCTGCGGTGCTGGAACACGGGCAGTTGTTTGCGCAACTGCTGCAGATAGTTGAGGTCAATTCGGGCAAGGCAGAGGCCTGGTCCTTCAGAGCAGCGGGCCACCACTGTTCCCCAGGGATCTACCACCATGCTGTGGCCATAGCTTGCTCTCTTCTCATGGTGGCGTCCACACTGTGCTGCCGCCACCACATAGCACTGGGTTTCAATGGCACGGGCCCGCAGCAGCACCTAGGGATGGAGGAGGTAGGTGTCCACTTAAGTACACGTAGCAGCTGGTAGGGAAGTGGTAAGCCATGGACAATACAGCCCAATCTACCCATTGTGACCATTCTGATAATTGCCCTGTGAGTGATTTACTACTCTTGAGAGGCAACAATCTGGGGAAATGAATTTTCCCAGTAGGTGGGAAGGAGAAAGCAAATCTTTTAACTGGTAGAACCAAGGAAGGAGAGTGAAGTAAGAAAAGGCCCTTAGGTTCTAAAGAAGTATTCTCTTACCTCCCAGTGGGCTGGACCTGTGACAGATCCAAAAGCCGAAGGGTAGGTAAGTATTTCTGCTCCAGCCTGAACCAATGCCAGAGAGAGTTCAGGGAACCGCATGTCATAGCAGACAGCTAGACCAATCTGGAATGAAACACAGCCTATTTAGCCCCCCTGCCTGCATGTCACAGCATTTGGTCATAACCCCGCCACCCCACTCAGAGCTTTCTGTCCTCTACCCCTGCTTTAAAGTAttcctgttcccttccctcttgtTCCTCTCCTACCCTCGTCCTTTCACAATGCCCACCTTGCCTGCTGGTGTGCTGATAGGAGACTTAAGACTGGGCCCAGGTATGGTAGAGTTGCTTTCACGCATAGGCCCCTGTCCTGGAATCTCTACATCACACAGATGCGTCTTCCTGTAGGTGGCCACTACTGACCCTAGAGTAAGAGGGAGAAAGAATACTAGGGCACCAGCATCTAGAAAGCCAGCTTAGATCCTCTCCTCCCAGAGAGGACATAGCTTATAGGCTAGGTACAGAAGTACAAATACCCCCAAAACCCCCTGGCCAAGGAAACAGTTGAGAAAACAGAATTCTGGAGAATCTTAGGTAGAATTGCCTGAGGAGGCAGGCTAAAGAGTCTCACCCATGTTGTTCAGAATCACATGACAGTTGTAGATTTTCTGAGTCTGCTCCCAGTCCTGGCCACGCTCATGGAAACCACCCAAGGACAGCCAGAGTCCACATTCCCTGAGGGGGAGGGGACACTGACAACTCTTCTCAAGGTTCTACCCTCATGTCTGGCAATCCTAGGACATCACTCAGAAAGAAACTACCTCTCCCTCCCACTTGATACCTGGCAAGCTGGGTATATTCTTCCAAAAGTTTCCCACCCAGGGGCTCAGACAGGCGTAGTGTCTCTGCAGGGTCCCGTGCAATGAAGTCAAAGGCCTCAGGCAGGAAAGCCAGGCAGGCGCCCAGTCTGGCAGCCTCCCGAATCAGCTCAGCACACGTTTTAAAGTTCTGCTCCTTGTCTGGGGTCGATGTTACCTGGCACACAGCCACCAGGGGCAGTTCCCAGGAAGAAGATGAGACGGCCATGGTTCTGAGTCTGTAAATGGCATAGGCAGGCCTCAGACCGACTAGCATGGAGAAACCGAAGTTTAAGGATAAGAGGCTAAAATGTGGAGCAGGAGAGCTAGACTTTCCTTTCATTTTACTCTTACAGGGCACAATGACCCATGGCATAATGACCCACTAATCAAATATTTCTGTGGGTGGTTGGTGCCCCAGTGTTTCCCACCATCCatacatttaacaaacatttactgagcatctattatgtgccaggcaactGAGCACAACAAAACATGTTACCTGGGTGGAGCACAAAGTACTGAAAATCGAGGTATCCGGAGTCCAGGACACGAAAGAAGGGACAGGAGTTGGTGAGGAGGCCTGATGATGAAGCCCAGCCTGAAGAAAGTGAGAAATCAGGACACCAACCCCACTCTCAAGCAATAAGTTCCTAAGATCCCCTGACTTCTCTCTTCATACTGTGAGGCTGAATCAGGACCCTCCCTGTAAAACCTCCCAAATCGTCAAAACATTCTTTATCATAGGTAATTATGGGCTACCGGAAGAGATCATAAAGTGGGAAGATGGAGGAAAGGCCTTCGATCTCACATTAAATTAAAGCCTATTTCCTCAGACAAATGTTTCCGCAGTTCAAAAGTCATCTCCGAGATACTTCCTTGGTCTTCCCAGCTTCTCTTCCTGACTGTGCACCTGCAGTCAGTTTTATTGACGCAAAGCATATTTCCCCACCAGAATCTCTGAGGGGAAGCTCACCCTCCCTCGTTTCTCACCGCCCAGTGGTGGGCAGGGGGGCACTGGCACCCAGATCGCGACCAGCGCCCTACTCTCCAGTTAACCCTTTCTTTCCCGCGCTTCCCAGGGGCAGCGTCTCTGTTGCACAAGTTAAAGCACCGCAGGTGGAATTCATCGGGGTGGGCGGGATAGGTAGTAGGTCCTACATTAAGATATGGCCAAAATCATCCGCGGCATCCGAACCAAACTGCGGCCTGGAGGTGGAGGTGCCAGGGGAGAGTGGGCGGTAACTCCGAGACCGGACGTGACGCAGGGCAGGGGGGGATGCTGAGCCGCGAAGGCCGGAAGCCTAGCAGGCGGTGAAGATGGCGGAGAACGGCGGTCGCGCCGGCAAGAGCAGCGGGAGCGGCACGGGGAAGGGGGCGGTGTCCGCAGAGCAGGTGAGGACCAGGGAACGTGAAGTAGGGCAAGCTGGCTGGGTCCAGAGTCGTTGTGAGAGGAGGGGGGAAATCCTGTGGCTGTGCAGACCTTTACTCCAGTCCCGCATTTTGCGTGGCCATCCAGAGAGGGGAGGGTCCTTGGAGGAGCCAGTCGAGCCCCCGGGGAGAGAGTAGGCGGATTGGTAGGTGAGAGCCACGCCCCCTCGGAGGGTTGGGTGAGCCTGGGCGAGAGAACATCTCGGGGAAGCAGGGGCTGCGAGGATGCGCAGGTCTGAGGAAAAATGGCTGGCCACTTTCCCCACTTTCCCCCCGCACCTTGGAACAGGATATGGCTAGGTGAGGCAGGTCATGACGAGTCTAGGGGATTAGTCGACGGACTGGTAGTGTAGTCTGTTACTTGACCCTGAAGCCACGCTGAAAATCGTCATCACTGCAGAGCCACGTGACTCACATGCTCGAACAGTCTAGTGTTTCATACTGTTTTGAGAGTCATTACTGGATTGAATTTAGACACCAGAAATCCCTTACTGAAAATTCGAGCATACATTTCTCCCAGTGCCTAGCACCGGGAAACGTTTGATAAATTAATCAGAAAGCCGTTTGTTGCTTGGGAACCGTGGTTTGCTGATAGTGGGGCTAGTGTTTATTATGGGTGGGAAGAAATCCGTGTAATAGGAAAACGTAATTAAAACAATAGCTGTTTTAATTATAGGTCCTTTTATCAGTTATTTGTTGAACAGTTACTATAGGCAGAGGTATTCAGCATAAAGAGTTTTAAAACTGACTCCTGCAATCAAAGAGCTTTCAGtctggtgagaaaaataagacataCACAAAATGCTAATGTGAGGCAGAAGTATATGTATGAGAGATATAGATATGAAGTGTTATGGaattttgggggaggggagaagagttTTTAGACAACATATACAAAGTGTTTTGCACAGTGATATAAGACAAAATATACcatgtgtttcagttcagttcagtcgctcagtcgtgtgactctttgcgaccccatggactgcagcatgccaggtctccctgtccatcaccaactcccgaagtttactcaaactcctgtccattgagtcggtaatgtcatccagccatctcatcctctgtcatccccttctcctcctgccttcaatctttcccagcatcagggtcttttcaaatgagtcagcactttgcatcaggtggccaaagtacctgATGTgcataataaatgttaattattttgttttgtaaaaaagaTCATCTTTCAGCTCAGTTCTAAAGGATGAGAGAAGTTAGTCAAGCAAAGAAGGAACTGGAGGATTTTCTAGGTAGAAGGAATAATGTGTTTAAAAACACTGTGGCGTGAAACTTCCTGATATGTTTGGGATGCAGATGCACTTAAAGTTTGGAATGGATTACTGCAAGACTTGaaagtggagaaaaggggacaaaagaggactCTTGGATGTCCTTCAGGTTTCTGTCTTTGATGATGCCTTGAGGGAATGTAGGAAGATGGACAGGTTTGGGGAGAAAATAAGTTTGAATTTGAATTTCTTGTGGGACATATAGGTAGAGACATTTAGTAGATAGTTTGATTCATAATGTCAGGTTACAGAAAGAAATCTGAATTGGAGATACAGAGAATTATACGTTTATGAATGGTAGGCAAAGCCATGGTTGTGGGTGAAATCACCTAAGGTTtggacagaaagtgaaaaaagaagtaGAACAGAATGAAACCAGTTTTAAGGGATAATAGAGGAAAAGAGGCCGTCAAAACAGACTGAAGAATTGTGGTAATTGAGTTCTGAGGCTGTTCCTTGCTTAACATTCTCTGACCTTTGTTTGTGTTCCAGAGAGAACACTGGGTAAAAAACATTTATCACTGCTTCAAATCCCAGCTGCATAGACAAGACGAGGCAAGTGGCACATTGTGCTGGGCACGTTACTTGTTTATCTTCTGTTATTTAATTACTGCCATTTGAAGGAGCAGTGTTGTCCTCAGAATGTTTGAGTTTCAGAGGCTTTCACTTACTCAGACTGGGAGAGTTTTTAATTGAGGGACTTGAGAATCAGACagacttatttttttctgcttatacTATGATCCTGTTAGAGATATTTGAGCTGAGCCTGAAGGATTGGATAAATTTGAACAGATGGCAGTAGAAACGGAATA from Dama dama isolate Ldn47 chromosome 20, ASM3311817v1, whole genome shotgun sequence carries:
- the DEDD gene encoding death effector domain-containing protein isoform X2; protein product: MAGLKRRASQVWPEEHGEQEHGLYSLHRMFDIVGTHLTHRDVRVLSFLFVDVIDDHERGLIRNGRDFLLALERQGRCDESNFRQVLQLLRIITRHDLLPYVTLKRRRADKYLEETSVRYVTPRALSDPEPRPPHPPKTVPPHYPVVCCPTSGPQMCSKRPARGRATLGSQRKRRKSVTPDPKEKQTCDIRLRVRAEYCQHETALQGNVFSNKQDPLERQFERFNQANTILKSRDLGSIICDIKFSELTYLDAFWRDYINGSLLEALKGVFITDSLKQAVGHEAIKLLVNVDEEDYELGRQKLLRNLMLQALP
- the NIT1 gene encoding deaminated glutathione amidase isoform X3: MLGFIIRPPHQLLSLLSCPGLRIPRFSVLCAPPRLRTMAVSSSSWELPLVAVCQVTSTPDKEQNFKTCAELIREAARLGACLAFLPEAFDFIARDPAETLRLSEPLGGKLLEEYTQLARECGLWLSLGGFHERGQDWEQTQKIYNCHVILNNMGSVVATYRKTHLCDVEIPGQGPMRESNSTIPGPSLKSPISTPAGKVLLRARAIETQCYVVAAAQCGRHHEKRASYGHSMVVDPWGTVVARCSEGPGLCLARIDLNYLQQLRKQLPVFQHRRPDLYGNLGHPLS
- the NIT1 gene encoding deaminated glutathione amidase isoform X1; translation: MLGFIIRPPHQLLSLLSCPGLRIPRFSVLCAPPRLRTMAVSSSSWELPLVAVCQVTSTPDKEQNFKTCAELIREAARLGACLAFLPEAFDFIARDPAETLRLSEPLGGKLLEEYTQLARECGLWLSLGGFHERGQDWEQTQKIYNCHVILNNMGSVVATYRKTHLCDVEIPGQGPMRESNSTIPGPSLKSPISTPAGKIGLAVCYDMRFPELSLALVQAGAEILTYPSAFGSVTGPAHWEVLLRARAIETQCYVVAAAQCGRHHEKRASYGHSMVVDPWGTVVARCSEGPGLCLARIDLNYLQQLRKQLPVFQHRRPDLYGNLGHPLS
- the NIT1 gene encoding deaminated glutathione amidase isoform X2, coding for MAVSSSSWELPLVAVCQVTSTPDKEQNFKTCAELIREAARLGACLAFLPEAFDFIARDPAETLRLSEPLGGKLLEEYTQLARECGLWLSLGGFHERGQDWEQTQKIYNCHVILNNMGSVVATYRKTHLCDVEIPGQGPMRESNSTIPGPSLKSPISTPAGKIGLAVCYDMRFPELSLALVQAGAEILTYPSAFGSVTGPAHWEVLLRARAIETQCYVVAAAQCGRHHEKRASYGHSMVVDPWGTVVARCSEGPGLCLARIDLNYLQQLRKQLPVFQHRRPDLYGNLGHPLS
- the NIT1 gene encoding deaminated glutathione amidase isoform X4, with translation MLCVNKTDCRCTVRKRSWEDQGSISEMTFELRKHLSEEIGFNLILRTMAVSSSSWELPLVAVCQVTSTPDKEQNFKTCAELIREAARLGACLAFLPEAFDFIARDPAETLRLSEPLGGKLLEEYTQLARECGLWLSLGGFHERGQDWEQTQKIYNCHVILNNMGSVVATYRKTHLCDVEIPGQGPMRESNSTIPGPSLKSPISTPAGKIGLAVCYDMRFPELSLALVQAGAEILTYPSAFGSVTGPAHWEVLLRARAIETQCYVVAAAQCGRHHEKRASYGHSMVVDPWGTVVARCSEGPGLCLARIDLNYLQQLRKQLPVFQHRRPDLYGNLGHPLS